One segment of Amblyraja radiata isolate CabotCenter1 unplaced genomic scaffold, sAmbRad1.1.pri scaffold_4_ctg1, whole genome shotgun sequence DNA contains the following:
- the LOC116970053 gene encoding cytochrome P450 2K1-like, whose translation MGLGSAFPLDAATLLILGALSLLLLLYFRRGSKFHGALNLPPGPPCLPIIGHLHLLDLKKPHESLMELSEKYGPIFSIKLGTMKAVVLTGYETVKDALINHPDVFGGRAHLPIFDDLSEGHGIIFGHGESWKQMRRFAMSTLRDFGMGRKSIEDKIVEETHFLIKMFESYEGQEFNPTLKLNAAVANIICSIVFGDRFDYDDERFNILVKTINENIKLVGHPMVQIYNSFPILGFLHGIRKKLLQNNTSNIEIIKNLINENDQTLDANSLRGFIDTFLLKQRQESGNPNTYFHEKNLAYTTGNLFAAGMETTSTTLRWAMLLMMKYPDIQEKVHKEIINFIGSERVPRAEDRKSLPYTNAVIHEVQRFGNIVPMNIMHSTTADVNFKGYFIPKDTIVIPLLTSVLFDKTQWENPRAFNPSNFLDADGKFVKRDAFAPFSLGRRACAGETLARVELFLFFTTLTQKFRFQVPPNVNNLELVSGVGFTSFPKYQNVCAVRR comes from the exons ATGGGGTTGGGCAGCGCCTTCCCGCTGGACGCAGCCACTTTACTGATCCTCGGCGCCCTCTCCCTCTTGCTTCTCCTTTATTTTCGCCGCGGCTCTAAGTTCCATGGAGCGCTCAACCTGCCCCCGGGACCCCCTTGTCTGCCCATCATCGGTCACCTGCACCTGCTGGATCTGAAGAAGCCCCACGAGAGTCTCATGGAG CTGTCTGAGAAGTACGGCCCAATCTTCAGCATCAAGCTTGGAACCATGAAGGCTGTGGTCCTGACCGGCTACGAGACCGTGAAGGATGCTCTCATCAACCATCCCGATGTGTTTGGAGGAAGAGCTCACCTCCCTATATTTGATGACCTGTCCGAGGGTCATG GCATCATCTTTGGTCACGGAGAATCTTGGAAGCAGATGCGAAGATTCGCCATGTCCACTCTGCGGGACTTTGGAATGGGCAGGAAATCTATCGAAGATAAAATCGTTGAAGAAACCCATTTTCTCATTAAAATGTTTGAATCGTACGAAG GCCAAGAATTTAATCCGACCCTCAAGTTGAACGCTGCTGTGGCCAACATAATCTGCTCGATAGTTTTTGGTGATAGATTTGATTACGATGATGAAAGGTTCAACATTTTAGTCAAAACAATTAATGAAAACATAAAACTTGTTGGTCATCCTATGGTGCAG ATTTACAATTCATTTCCTATACTGGGATTTCTTCATGGCATACGCAAGAAATTGCTGCAAAATAATACGTCAAATATTGAAATCATCAAGAACCTTATTAATGAAAATGATCAGACACTAGATGCAAATAGCCTAAGGGGTTTCATTGATACGTTCTTGTTAAAACAACGCCAG GAGTCAGGTAATCCAAACACATATTTCCATGAAAAGAACCTGGCGTACACGACAGGAAACCTGTTTGCTGCTGGGATGGAGACGACTTCCACCACACTTCGTTGGGCCATGCTGCTGATGATGAAGTACCCCGACATACAGG AGAAAGTCCACAAGGAAATCATCAATTTTATTGGGTCAGAACGGGTGCCCAGAGCTGAAGATCGGAAGAGTTTGCCCTATACTAATGCGGTGATCCATGAAGTCCAGAGGTTTGGCAACATTGTCCCAATGAATATCATGCATTCAACAACAGCGGACGTAAACTTTAAAGGATATTTCATCCCAAAG GACACTATCGTGATCCCCTTACTGACCTCGGTGCTTTTCGATAAAACTCAGTGGGAAAACCCGAGAGCCTTTAACCCTTCCAACTTTCTGGATGctgatgggaagtttgtgaagagaGATGCTTTTGCTCCATTCTCCTTGG GACGCAGGGCctgtgctggagaaaccctggcCAGGGTGGAGCTCTTCCTGTTCTTTACCACTCTGACACAGAAGTTCCGGTTTCAAGTCCCCCCGAATGTGAACAATCTGGAGCTTGTGTCTGGTGTGGGCTTCACATCATTCCCAAAATACCAAAATGTGTGCGCTGTGCGTCGCTGA